The DNA window TTCTAAATGACACCAAAGGCAACTGCATCCCTCCAAGGGAACGCGACAAGCGGAGTGCCAGCACATACACAGCATGCCGTCTACCCAGCAAGCATCGCAATTCCCTCTGCATGGACTATACCAGCACTCAGTGACGGAGCTCAGGCGTTCAGGCACGTACAGACATCACATTCAGTGATTCCAGTGCCTCAGGATCTGGCTTTATGAAGGAAGATTCACAGCCTCAGTATTCAGCACCTCACCACTGCATGCAGTGCAGGATCTGTTCAGCAAAAACACTGGCAGTTTCTCATGTTGTCATGACTGACGTACTTCCAAAAATTGAGTAACTACCTGGAGTCTGAACATCAAGTCTCCCGGACCGTAAAGCCACCTAGAGCTGACCTGTCGATTCATTTTCCCATCTGATGGGTGACGGCCACGTGGCGCAGGACAGGGATGGACCTGTGGCCGAGGGACTTACTATCCCAGCGCATGTGGAAGCACGTATGTGGGGCTTGTGAAGGTAAGGTCACTGGCTGACTGCACATGTGGCTCTGGGCGACAGCAAGCTGACTGGAATTGCAGCTGATAAAACTTTGAGAAAAGCGACCAAGCACATTGAGCACGAATTTAAGTCTAAAGTCCCCAATGTTCTTATCAAGGTTTAGTTTGGATCAACAAAGCATGGAGCCAGGAAGGTCTATGagacacagaccccccccccccctccccggccgTATTCATCAAGTACAGCTGGAATCAGGATCAGGATCAAGGCCATGCAGCAAATCAACCCCAGCAagatggcaccccccccccccccaacagagtCATGTTCTCATTAGTGAGGGTGATTTAAAATGAGCTGCTTTAATTTATCTAATAAATCTAAAGCTATTCTGTGCTACTCTGATATTCAGTCTCCCCCAAACTGCTGCTCGATCTGTGTGGATGCCATCTTCAGCACCATCTCAGCACGACGAAAAGAGCGACTGATCGCGGCTCCTAATCAGCCCGTAGGATCATTCCAGAGGCACAGAAAGCCATCCAAATAAAAACCTAAAGCTGGAGGAGCCGGACCAGAACCAGACCGGACTACGGAAGACGAAATCCGACATTATTAACTATGATCCTATTCTCTGGCTCCCGGTTCCCTcagtttttttccagtttatCACTTAATTCCTTTTCTGCTTCTGCTTTTATTCagctccccccccagccagtgAATGGGGCTTTGATAATTATGTGTCATAAATGCTTATTTATTTGGGACTGCGAGAAGATATCAGAGGCCTCATTTCCGCTGACTTATCTGAGCATCGCCGCATCTGCAGTGAGCGGTGGGCCAGGGAAATTACAGGAGCTCAGTGCAAGGAAAGGGCCGTGCTCTCAAAGCAGAGTGCCTTCAAGGGGGCGACGCTGTCATGGCATGCCACAGGAGATGCGGTATACGGGAGCGCGACCCCCACGCCTCCCCTTGACAGGAAGACGTTATCACCCTCCCTCTCGGAGTTCCCAGTGAGCCACACCTTCTCCGCCGTCTCGAAGTACTGCTTCACCAGGTCCTCCACCCGAAGCTGCAGCACGTCCGCCGACGTGCGGCTCAGCAGATCATCAAAGTTGATGCTCTCCTCATCTGTGTGAAAACGGTGGCAGAAAGTCAGGAGTGAAAGAGAATTACAAAACACCaagtgattaattaatgatAAAGACCTTCCCAGAATCCTGCCAAAAATCACAGGCTGTCCCTGTCTTCTGAGAACCGGCAAAGAATATCAACCCTGCTCAGCACCTTTGGTCTCCTTCTGCTCCCGGCGCCGGATGAAATGGACCATGTCCTTGGGGTTGGCCAGGCGGTCCACGAACTTCTGGCTGAAGCGCGTGGTATTGAAGGCCTCGAACCCACCCGTGTAGTCCACCTGCCAAAGCACAGGGAGGTCTAGATGTGAGAGGAGAACCAGACCTCCTCTCGTGGCTGAGGTGTGAGGACGATGTCTGACCAGCTGCCGAGCGTAAGGAGCCCATCTCCCAACGTGTCGGCTTTGGCATGAGGTGTGAAGAGAACATTCCGGATTCATACTCAACCATTCTGCCTCGACTGGGACGTGTGATTCACGGTGGGAAATTGCAGACCAAAGCCAGCGCGGCATTCTGACACGACCACGGAATTAGTGTGAAGCCGTCACTTTAGTCCCTCAGGCGTTCAGATGCCTCTTCACTGTAGCTGGAATAGCTCCACTCTGTAAAACGGCCGAGTTGTGACAGCAGGATCAGGTAAGACCCAGGAGACCTGAGCTGCAGGTAGACTCACCCTGAGCCGGATCAGCGGTCTTTCTGGTACCAGAGGGTTTCCCAAACGCTCCCGCTCCGCCTGATCCAGCATCTCCTCCACCTATGAACACACAAGCATTACTGCACACCTGGACACCTctgatgtgggggaggggtaagtgtcaacccccccccccccctcaccccacaaCAGGTTCTGCTACCATTTTGACAATCCTTTAAACCAAGGCTTTTCAAATCCCGGTCCTCCAGGTTCAAGCACTGCtgatttcccagccttcctGTACCTGTGAGCctgtgtgaagcctctggccaatcagaatcagtcattattaaactacctgggagaactgaaaacaaggcctggatttagATTGGAGGgtcagatttgaagagccctgctttACACCCTCCAGCTTGGTGCTGGTCAGATTCAGCTCAGCGGACTGGTTTACGGTAAACCTGCCTACGGAGGGGGAGGGTGGGTATTTGAAGGCCACGCCTATTAGCATTAGCGCGACCTCGGTGCTCCGTCTGAGAGCAGCTCTCTAAGCCAGATAAGTAACGACCCTAGAAGGCAGACTCATATCGGCTTCCTTCACAGAGAGGAGACCTTTGGAAGTTCTCCCAGGAGGCTAATGAGGGCTTCCCTCCACTGCCGCCATGAAGAACGCCATGGGCTCCGGCCACCTGGGTCACACAGAGCGTCAAGGCTGTCACGGGGCCGCACCctcaggccccgcccccttaaCCTGATTATTCCGTCTTATTTAATAAACACATGCCAGCTGCTTGCATGCGGGGAGTTCGGGTGGCGTGGAGCCTGGATCTGAGGGCCGGCTGAAAGCGAACCGTGAAAAGGTGCCAGCGAAAGGCACCGCACCCAGCTACATACCGGCTAACGGAAACGCTTCCTAAAAAGGCCGAACGCCATTCCAAGCGTCATCCAGAAGTGGCAATCAAGCAGATGGCAGCATCCATACACAAAAAGAACACATTCGGGAGACGAGGCAGAGAAGTGGCTGGTCTGATTTATATGAAAGTTAAGTCTTTCTTTCCTTTGCAGCTTGTCAGGTTTGTAGCAATTTTGTTGTCTTACATAAAATCTAGTGACCTTGATCTATTTACTCTGGACAGGCGTGGAATTTTATTCTGACGATTTTTACAAATCAACATGTCGGCATCTGTCTAATCCTGAATCAATGTGACATCTCAACAAAGCATCTTGGTAATATTACacgtgtgtgtatctgtgtgtgtaactgacCTTCTCATGACAGAAAGCCTCAATCTTCTGCATGACTTTGGGATGGTCCGGGTTAAACAAGTCCTGGTGGTGTTCCAGCACGACATCTTGGATGAAGAACTGCCTGACGGACTCCAACGGAATCTTCTGCAGGTTCATCTTGCGGCCTTTGACTCGGAGGAGCCCGATGTGCCTGTCGAGAGCCGGGGATCGAAATCACGGCGATGGAGATGAGGGGGAGTGCGGTGGAGATGAGGGGCACGGCGATGGAGATGAGGGGGAGCGCGGTGATGGAGATGAGGGGGAGCGTGGTGATGGAGATGAGGGGGAGTGCGGTGGAGATGAGGGGCACGGCGATGGAGATGAGGGGGAGCGTGGTGATGGAGATGAGGGGGAGCGCGGCGATGGAGATGAGGGGGAGCGCGGCGATGGAGATGAGGGGGAGCGCGGCGATGGAGATGAGGGGGAGCGCGGTGATGGAGATGAGGGGGAGCGTGGTGATGGAGATGAGGGGGAGCGTGGTGATGGAGATGAGGGGGAACGTGGTGATGGAGATGAGGGGGAGTGCGGTGGAGATGAGGGGCACGGCGATGGAGATGAGGGGGAGCGTGGCGATGGAGATGAGGGGGAGCGCGGCGATGGAGATGAGGGGGAGCGCGGCGATGGAGATGAGGGGGAGCGCGGCGATGGAGATGAGGGGGAGCGCGGTGATGGAGATGAGGGGGAGCGTGGTGATGGAGATGAGGGGGAGCGTGGTGATGGAGATGAGGGGCGCGGTGATGGAGATGAGGGGCGCGGTGATGGAGATGAGGGGGAGCGCGGTGATGGAGATGAGGGGGAGCGCGGTGATGGAGATGAGGGGGAGTGTGGTGGAGATGAGGGGCACGGCGATGGAGATGAGGGGGAGCGCGGCGATGGAGATGAGGGGCACGACGATGGAGATGAGGGGCACGGCGATGGAGATGAGGGGGAGCGCGGTGATGGAGATGAGGGGGAGCGCGGTGATGGAGATGAGGGGCACGGCGATGGAGATGAGGGGGAGCGCGGTGATGGCGGCCAAGGCCGCGGGTGGCGGGAAAGCAGAGCGGAGATAAAAGTGGAATCTGAtgaaagcagcagcagcatgaaGCCTTTTCACGGACGTGAACCTGCTCACGCACTCGGCTTTAATTGGCTTGCTGCCATAAAACATACAGAAAGTCAGGCATGTAGATACAGGCACTGCTTTGTCTGTTGTCCTAGAGACAGCCCTGCGACATCGGCCGCCCGCCGCCACGTCCCTCTGCGTCTCCATTCTCAGGACCCCCAACACAACACAAAACCCCATACATAAGTCACGAGCTATAGCTTCAGAGACTCCTTATCACAGCCGTTGGGTGGGGAAGCGGATATAGCACCAGTCAGGTGCGtttgaacattttaaattaGAGTTTAAGCACCCTCAGTGCCTCATGCAATTAAGgaaaatttttaaatgaatgacaaaCGCCACCTGTGGAATAATTAGCAGGCTAAATCCTAAACTCGTCAAAACGTCTACCTTTTACAGTTTCCGCAGCTCAGCAAAATCTTAATATTATATTAATGAAAGATATTATGTTAAtgatattttaattatattgattaaagctgttttttaaatgcctatgattggaaggtcgctggttcaaatcccatggcctTAAGCGAGGTCCTTAACACCAACTACTTCAGGGACAGTGACTCACGCTGCTCTCTGATCTTCTGCTAAATGAATGTAAAGGCCCAGCACTGCTGGAGAAAAGGATGACCTTTCTATCCATTTCACTCCAATGGGATTTAAGTCAGGTGATCAGGTCACTTTCATCTCTGTATCTTCCTTCTTCTGGGAGCTCTGACAGGGTATTTACAAAGAGTGCATTGCTTTTGTTTAAGGGGACACTCAGAAACGTGACTGGCAGCGTGGGTTGATAAGGGGCTGACGATTCCTATGCTGTATGACACGCGGTCGAGCTGAACAGCCCCCGGCATGTGACCGTGTGGGTGGACATGTGTGCGTGTCCACAATCTACTCATGGTctgcacccccccgcccccacagtCGATACAGGTGACTGCTACGTACTTCTTGACAGCCTCTCCCGGTGACAGTGACGTCACCACACTGCTCCCTGGCTGCGTGACATAGAAGAGCTGCTGCTCGTTGCGTTCAGGCGTGATGCGACACTCATGCTCGTGCCCCCACACCACCAGGTCCAGGAAGTCGTCCAGGAACTGTTCGGGGATGTAGCTGGTGGCCCCGTGTTTGCTCCTGAGGGGACAGACAGAGGTGACCTCGGTGAGCAATGGCTGTGACTCCTCACACTGAAACAGCGTCTCCTGTGGATAAAAGCACACGACACTGCTCCGGAAATCTCACGGGTTTGGACTCGGCGTCGGCTGCGGTGTCTCACCGGTTCTGATGGATGACGAACAGGTTGAACCAGCAGTTCTCATCCTCGCGCGGCCGAAGCATGGCCACCTGGTTGTTCACAAACATCCTGTAGAGCCGTTCATCTGGTATGGACCCTGGGGGGATTACGGGGGAATGCTTGAGAGCACAGCAGACACCCAGCATGCACCTACAAATGCTGCCCAAGTTCATCAGACTTCATCTCCCCCTCACAGGCCTATTAGCCACTTAGGCTAATCAAAGCTAATGGTGGCAAATCTGCTGAGATACCAATGCAGCATTAGCCATAAGTGCTGCACTTTCATAAACAGCAAGACGGCATTAGCATAATGGTCAGACTGCAGTTTTACTAGCCATGGACGGAGTCTCTGAGGGCAGGATCCACCGCGCAGAACCAAAAATCGACTGGAAGAGGGTGGAGAGCATCACCCACTCCTCACCAATCTTCTGGGACAAGGCCCAAGCATTGGATGGCTTTTGAGGAAGGGGGCAGACCTGGGAGCTCTGTCCAGCAGGACACAGGTCGCGGCAGAGCCGACCTCATTACCCACCAACTTCCCGGCCGATATCTTAGCAACCCGCCACCACACGGCTTCACCATCGTCTATGCGGACAGAACCGGCACCAGAGAGCCGCACTAACAAATCCCATGATGACGCAGATGGTGAAGAGTCAAGTGTTTACTAGCAGAGAGTCTCAGGGAACTGTGTCTGGAAGAATGAGCCTCGTGCCTAACAGGTTTAGCAAGCGTGgatgtgggggtggggcggaCTCACCAATGCCGTACAGTGCGATATTAGAGGTGCCCTTCTGCAGCAGCATTGGACTCACTTCCACCTTCTCCACAGACCGGCTGCGGCCGAAATGGTTGACGAGCCCAGCACAACTCAGGATGTCCAGAGCGCAAAGGCCGTCCGCCTGGGGGTAAGAGAACCATAGACTCAGACCCATTCTTTCCTTGACAGGTCTCAACAAAATCTAAGCCCAGCCCCCTCTGTCCCTCAAGCCAATCAGATATAGAATTTCTCACATTCAAACAGTTTCTAAGACCTGACAATGGATCCTTACCCCCGTTGGGTCATCGTGGTTACCGTGCACACTGAAGACGGGGATGGATATGTTCAGGTTCTCATCTTGGTAGTTGACCCAAGGGAACCTAGAGAAAAAGAAATTTGGTAAGTAGGGCAGAGTGAATCTGCGTCACCCGTAACAAAGTAACAGGAAATGATATGGTCAATGGGAATATGACGCAAGGTGCATTTTAAGGAATACAATGGCTTTACAGAGGGTAGAGAAAGAGCTGGGGTGAGAGGCCAGCAAGCTTGAACAAAAACCCACTTGCTGTTGCCGAAATTGACGGCCTGGTCGCTGAGTATCTCGAAGCTGATTGGTCTGTCACCCATGCAGTACTTCCTTAGCAGAGCTATGCAGTTGTGCAAGGTCTTGCGAGAGGGTTTGTTATCATGGAAAAGGTCACCCCCCAGCAGGATAAAATCCACCTGTCACACAGGCGAGAAAAGCAGACCATTACCACGGCATTTTGGCAACAGTGTGCTGGTTGCACTGAGTTTACCTCTGATATGACCTGCAGCCAAGGCAGTCATTCCAAAAATTATATTTCACTGTCAGGATGCCTAATTTGactatttattatataattaggATACTAATATagatattttaataattatggaAACTGGTTAAACAGTTTAATAAAACTGGTGGGTGTTGAAACACTATGTATTTACAGCAGGGCTGTGATGAGTTAAAGGACAGGTTTGAGAAGCACTTCTCTGGACATATCTAAGTAAAAAACACAGATGCTTGCTTTCTCACTTACTTCATGCTGTTTTGCATGTTTCAGGATTTCGTCAAATGTCACAAAGGTGTCGTTGCCTCTAATGGCGTCCTTCTCCATGTAGCCAAGGTGGATGTCTGTGGCTATGAGGATTTTGAACGTGTCATCATCATCCCTGCACGAAAAGCAGAACGTGAAAATTCAGGAAGCGCGCTTTAATAGGGTATTTCACTGATGTGCGTTTAACTCACATTGTGTTTCCTGATGTCATTATGCAGTTTACGGTCCAGTCGGGGCTTTTCAAATGAAAAGGTATTCTTGGGGGAAAAGAAGATAGATTTTATTAATGACTTAACACAACACTACATTCATTCTACAATTACGTTGTGCGTACACAGGTCCTGATAAAACGAAAAGATGATTACGAAAAGAAAACTGATTAAGACGACATAGCCACTCTGATAAATATAAAGTTACCAtgcaaaatgcaaatgaaatatTACATAAATCATTATTAACAGAATTAAAACGTCCTTGGACTTTTGACTAAACAGAATAAGCGAAGATATTCATGCGAATTATAGCTAATGTAATCACTGAGTTACTTTCCATTCAAAGCAAAAGTGGATCAATACAATAATGTGCTATTTTCACGCATTCGACAGAATGCATTCACGTAATGATAACTTTCCATGAGCATCCCGTTCCCTTACTTTGCGACAGTCAATTGAATTACTATTTACCTTTTCCACTTCAGCCTTAGTTTTGTACACACGTGAAATCTCCCTCCTACGGAAGTAATCAATTTGTATTTTCCGGGTGAACTTCCGGCATTGcgtttgtagttttttttgttttctctcaGCCTGCTAGATGGCCAACGCTTTAAAACGACAGGACTACATTTCCTACAAGGAACAGGGAACCGATGAATGGAGCTGCTTGTGGGAGCTGTCGCTGGCGAGTATCTC is part of the Paramormyrops kingsleyae isolate MSU_618 chromosome 17, PKINGS_0.4, whole genome shotgun sequence genome and encodes:
- the mre11a gene encoding double-strand break repair protein MRE11; its protein translation is MTSGNTMDDDDTFKILIATDIHLGYMEKDAIRGNDTFVTFDEILKHAKQHEVDFILLGGDLFHDNKPSRKTLHNCIALLRKYCMGDRPISFEILSDQAVNFGNSKFPWVNYQDENLNISIPVFSVHGNHDDPTGADGLCALDILSCAGLVNHFGRSRSVEKVEVSPMLLQKGTSNIALYGIGSIPDERLYRMFVNNQVAMLRPREDENCWFNLFVIHQNRSKHGATSYIPEQFLDDFLDLVVWGHEHECRITPERNEQQLFYVTQPGSSVVTSLSPGEAVKKHIGLLRVKGRKMNLQKIPLESVRQFFIQDVVLEHHQDLFNPDHPKVMQKIEAFCHEKVEEMLDQAERERLGNPLVPERPLIRLRVDYTGGFEAFNTTRFSQKFVDRLANPKDMVHFIRRREQKETKDEESINFDDLLSRTSADVLQLRVEDLVKQYFETAEKNVQLSLLTEQGMGKAVQEFVDKEERDAIEELINYQLEKTQRHLRERGVEAMEDKIDEEVRRFRESKRNTGEEEKEVQEAMSRAKAHRSQDQPDPFLDDDPDISELLDQPMESDDEPPTPQSSHGRGRGRGRRGRGQSSAPRATSGRGRGGVTASEPKPSGRGRAQKTALSSPLKNRSIVDAFQACSRKSTRGSAETSYADVFIDDDSDEDTSFARSSKQTQRTSSTAMPSRPSQSQSQTRKGVCFDEDDEEEFDPFKSSRSSKNRWR